Below is a genomic region from Bdellovibrionota bacterium.
TTTTTCGTTTCTACTATCTATATCAGTATCGAGTTCTTTCACATCAAACTCTACAATTGCATCCGATATGAAGTTATTTTTTTTGTTTCCTGAAATAGAGAATTTTTTTACATAACCGGTAAAATGACTAGTAAAAATTCCAACTTTTGTACTGGCCATATCAAACTTAATGTATGAGTCTGCTTTCTTTGCATCTTCATAGTTAGAAGAAGAAAAATTGTAACTTTCAGATTTACTGACTATTGGTGAAAACCAAAATATCATAACTGCAATTAGTAGTAATTTATTTTTCATTGTGCGCTCCTTAAGTTTAGTATCAGTTTTAAAATTCCTTTTATTGGTGAATAAATATTTCCAATTATTCCGATGAAGATATCAGCGCGGGCTTGTTTTTTTAGCAAATAACTAGCGACCAATTCAACAAGGCGAGGTCTGCGAATCAAAAGCTGAAACAAACGGTTCAGAAGGATTTTTTGTCTCAAAACCTTTGAATACTGCTTTTGATAGTTTGTGAAGACTTGCTTTGTAATCTTTAAGCTTTTCTCTGAATCCCGAATGATTTCCTTCGCTAGAAGTGATGCAGATAGCATAGCATTGTACATCCCCTCTCCAGTTAGAGGATCCACAAATCCCGCAGCATCTCCTATCAATACAACATTGCGACAAGGAATAATGGACCTTGTCTGATGCTGTATCGGAAATGCAGTACTGATTTTATCTTCTTCCAAAAATCTTGGAAATCTGGATTTTAAATTGGGAGATTTTTCTAAGTAATAGTTCAGTGCCTCAAAAGGACTGCCTAACTTTCTAAGATCCTCAGCATCCAGAACCAAAGAAAAGTTAACCTCTTTCTCGCCAGTGGGGTTCACTCCAATATAAGCCCCGTTATCAAATATATGCATCTCTCCTCGGCGAAGATTCTTATCTTTATTATGTAC
It encodes:
- a CDS encoding YceI family protein; this encodes MKNKLLLIAVMIFWFSPIVSKSESYNFSSSNYEDAKKADSYIKFDMASTKVGIFTSHFTGYVKKFSISGNKKNNFISDAIVEFDVKELDTDIDSRNEKMWDQCLDASHNPKIQIKLSQKIEIGGPRKDIAGVINVRGEDHPLTLSVEVNSDMIADIKGQVSIKDLKIPDPSIAIASVRDTIDISAHFIIKENNQK
- a CDS encoding NAD(P)/FAD-dependent oxidoreductase; translation: MNNIFDIIIVGAGPAGAFLAYKLSKIGLRILVLEKNITPKRKVCGEYLCPLGVELLRREGLEREIIGEFLPLSGMLIVTASDTRVNTSFPFQEKYHGVSVNRQIFDENIITLAKRSGAEFKTGVEVRKITQQSDRWIVETNQGSFITNVVVGADGRGSVVSKAFQNDIPNTGKRVALHVLVHNKDKNLRRGEMHIFDNGAYIGVNPTGEKEVNFSLVLDAEDLRKLGSPFEALNYYLEKSPNLKSRFPRFLEEDKISTAFPIQHQTRSIIPCRNVVLIGDAAGFVDPLTGEGMYNAMLSASLLAKEIIRDSEKSLKITKQVFTNYQKQYSKVLRQKILLNRLFQLLIRRPRLVELVASYLLKKQARADIFIGIIGNIYSPIKGILKLILNLRSAQ